TACCCGCGCCATCGCTGACCAAGCCCGCACCATTCGAATCCCGGTTCACATGGTGGAGACGATCAATAAATTGATCCGTGTGCAGCGTCAGCTATTGCAAGATCTTGGCCGTGAGCCTTCGCCAGAGGAAATCGGCGAAGAAATGGACCTATTGCCTGAAAAAGTACGCGAGATTCTAAAAATCGCACAAGAGCCAGTTTCGCTTGAGACGCCAATCGGTGAAGAAGACGATTCACATTTGGGAGATTTCATTGAAGATTCCGATGCGCAATCGCCATCTGACCATGCTGCATATGAGCTATTGAAAGAGCAATTAGAAGATGTACTGGATACATTGACCGATAGAGAAGAAAACGTATTGCGCTTGCGTTTCGGCTTGGATGACGGCCGCACGCGGACACTCGAAGAAGTCGGCAAAGTATTCGGCGTAACGCGTGAGCGCATTCGCCAAATTGAAGCGAAAGCTTTGCGCAAACTGCGCCATCCATCGCGCAGCAAACGTTTGAAAGACTTCTTAGAATAAAATGAATCAATCCTTCCGAGCGATATGCTTGGAAGGATTTTTTTTTGCGAATCAGCTGCCCTATAAACGCTACATATCGCTATGCTTAACAGGATATTGGAATAACTTTCCGTTATGCCTTGCTTGTGTCGGAATTTTAGCTATATAATGAATATTGTAAGCGTATTCACAACAAAGGGGATGTAAGACATGAATTTCGATTTGACACAAGAACAACAGATGATCAAAAAAACAATGCGGGAATTCGCCGATAAAGTAGTGGCACCTGGCGCTGTCGAACGCGACCGCACAAAAGAATTTCCGAAACAAGCATTCAAGCAGCTATCCGACATGGGGATGATGGGTTTGCCGTTTGACGAGGCTTATGGCGGTGCTGGAGCAGACAGTACCAGTTTTGCGATTGTTACGGAAGAATTGAGCCGTGTCTGTGCTTCAACAGGTATCACGTATTCTGCGCATATCTCACTTGGCGGTGCACCGCTCAGCTTGTTCGGGACAGACGAGCAGAAACAGAAATATTTGACGCCAATCTGTACGGGAGAATCGTTTGGCGCATTCGGGCTTACAGAACCAAATGCCGGGTCGGATGCCGGTGGTACGGAAACCCGTGCAGTAGAAGACGGGGACGATTGGGTCATTAATGGATCGAAAGTATATATCACAAACGCAAGCCATGCGAAACATTTGGCAATTACCGCCATAACGGGGATGAATGATGGCAAAAAAGAAATCAGTGCCATTATCGTGCCGACAGATGCAGAAGGCTTCACCATTATCGATAATTACGAGAAAATGGGCTTGAATGCATCGAATACGACGGAATTGGTTCTCGAAAATG
This is a stretch of genomic DNA from Planococcus maritimus. It encodes these proteins:
- a CDS encoding acyl-CoA dehydrogenase, whose product is MNFDLTQEQQMIKKTMREFADKVVAPGAVERDRTKEFPKQAFKQLSDMGMMGLPFDEAYGGAGADSTSFAIVTEELSRVCASTGITYSAHISLGGAPLSLFGTDEQKQKYLTPICTGESFGAFGLTEPNAGSDAGGTETRAVEDGDDWVINGSKVYITNASHAKHLAITAITGMNDGKKEISAIIVPTDAEGFTIIDNYEKMGLNASNTTELVLENVRVPKENLLGKRGEGFKQFLVTLDGGRIGIAAMAVGIAQGAFNKALAYAKERKQFGKTLSEFQVTQFKLADMAMKIELARNMVYKAAWLKDQGRPFTKEASMAKLYASEMAMEVADEAIQIHGGYGYMKEYEVERYMRDAKLLEIGEGTSEVQRMVISRLVGC